A genome region from Musa acuminata AAA Group cultivar baxijiao chromosome BXJ3-5, Cavendish_Baxijiao_AAA, whole genome shotgun sequence includes the following:
- the LOC103983530 gene encoding probable inositol transporter 2, producing MEGGVHEVDGSAFRECFSLAWRNPYVLRLAFSAGIGGLLFGYDTGVISGALLYIRDDFPSVDKKTWLQESIVSTAVAGAIIGAAIGGWMNDRFGRKTTILVADFLFFAGAVIMASAPNPALLIVGRVFVGLGVGMASMTSPLYISEASPARIRGALVSTNGFLITGGQFLSYLINLAFTKAPGTWRWMLGVAALPALTQFILMLFLPESPRWLYRKRMEEEAEAILRKIYPANEVEGEVQALKESVEAEIQAEGSSEKINLIKLLKTKTVRRGLLAGVGLQVFQQFVGINTVMYYSPTIVQLAGFASNQTALALSLVTSGLNALGSIVSIYFIDRTGRKKLLIISLCGVVLSLGVLSAVFHETTSHSPSISRQETAHFAAYSCPAYQSASATGWDCMKCLKASSPDCGFCAAVADKLYPGACLISNSTVKDLCHGENRLWYTRGCPSRFGWLALIGLALYIIFFSPGMGTVPWIVNSEIYPLRFRGVCGGIAATANWISNLIVAQSFLSLTEAIGTSWTFLIFGVISVIALFFVLICVPETKGLPIEEVEKMLEHRAARFRFWRKETDDDGKDSNVTV from the exons ATGGAAGGAGGAGTTCATGAGGTGGATGGGTCCGCTTTCAGAGAGTGCTTCTCTCTGGCGTGGAGAAATCCGTATGTGCTTCGGCTGGCGTTTTCTGCAGGAATTGGTGGTCTGCTCTTTGGTTATGATACTG GTGTGATTTCTGGAGCATTGCTTTACATTCGCGACGACTTCCCTTCGGTGGATAAGAAGACATGGTTACAG GAGAGCATTGTGAGCACTGCAGTTGCAGGGGCAATCATAGGAGCAGCAATTGGTGGATGGATGAACGACCGTTTTGGAAGGAAGACCACGATATTGGTCGCCGACTTCCTTTTTTTTGCAGGTGCTGTGATCATGGCATCTGCTCCTAATCCTGCACTCCTAATTGTAGGTCGTGTATTTGTTGGCCTCGGAGTGGGGATGGCTTCAATGACATCCCCTCTTTACATATCAGAAGCCTCACCGGCAAGAATCCGAGGAGCACTGGTCAGCACCAATGGCTTCCTCATCACAGGGGGTCAATTCCTCTCCTATCTCATCAACCTAGCCTTcacaaag GCACCTGGAACATGGAGATGGATGCTTGGAGTTGCTGCACTTCCTGCTCTAACACAATTTATATTGATGCTGTTCCTTCCTGAATCACCTCGATGGCTTTATAGAAAG AGAATGGAAGAAGAAGCTGAAGCCATACTGAGAAAGATATATCCAGCAAATGAGGTCGAAGGAGAGGTCCAAGCCTTGAAAGAATCGGTTGAAGCTGAGATCCAGGCAGAAGGATCATCCGAGAAGATTAACCTCATCAAGCTGCTGAAAACTAAGACCGTAAGGCGCGGTCTTCTGGCGGGAGTAGGACTGCAGGTGTTTCAGCAGTTtgtgggcatcaacactgtcatgTACTACAGTCCCACCATAGTTCAATTAGCTGGCTTCGCGTCGAACCAGACAGCGCTTGCACTCTCACTGGTGACATCCGGTCTCAATGCCTTGGGATCCATCGTCAGTATTTACTTCATAGACAGGACAGGGAGGAAGAAGCTTCTGATCATCAGCTTGTGCGGTGTTGTTCTTTCTCTCGGTGTTCTATCGGCTGTCTTCCATGAGACAACTTCTCACTCACCTAGTATTAGTAGACAGGAAACAGCTCATTTTGCAGCCTACAGCTGCCCAGCTTATCAGTCTGCTTCGGCTACTGGTTGGGACTGCATGAAATGCTTGAAAGCATCGTCTCCAGACTGTGGATTTTGTGCTGCTGTTGCCGATAAG CTATATCCTGGAGCATGTTTGATCTCCAATTCAACGGTGAAGGATCTGTGCCATGGCGAGAACAGGCTGTGGTACACAAGAGGATGCCCGAGCCGATTTGGATGGCTAGCTCTGATCGGCTTGGCACTATATATCATCTTCTTTTCACCAGGGATGGGGACCGTGCCATGGATTGTGAACTCTGAGATATATCCTCTAAGATTCAGAGGAGTCTGTGGGGGAATTGCTGCGACTGCAAATTGGATATCCAATCTGATCGTGGCGCAATCATTTCTGTCGCTAACCGAAGCAATTGGGACCTCATGGACCTTCCTGATCTTTGGTGTGATATCGGTAATCGCTTTGTTCTTTGTGCTGATTTGTGTGCCGGAGACAAAGGGACTGCCgatcgaggaggtggagaagatgCTGGAACACAGGGCTGCTCGTTTCAGGTTCTGGAGAAAGGAAACAGATGATGATGGAAAAGATTCAAATGTGACAGTGTAG
- the LOC103983527 gene encoding transcription factor PCF6, translated as MELEENDHASKRSRMMCNGSQAAKIGRKQLARDDDEDGEKRKGEGGADASRIGSWQHYPSSRIFRVSRASGGKDRHSKVYTAKGLRDRRVRLSVSTAIQFYDLQDRLGYDQPSKAIEWLIKAAAAAINELPPLDGFLKPPHPSGEEMMEINPDVECSYNQHQQQQHQSSKSGCSSTSETSKGSVLTLSQSESRIKARERARERTAKDKAKDRDDSGPIVASHHQNQNPNPYPYPNPQTPSLTTTFTELLTGGGSVRNNSNVTAAVAGQNSDRSCIQKQISTADYFVQAGLFAQPQKSHQLPSSFPSQSHFGNRSPMGMLPFNIAATGHHPEMQQLFLQDHVFPVSAVPASGDYNLNFSISSGIAGFSRGTLQSNSPAQMPQQHHHSHNNLPRLSSTVDGSNLQFFFGSAAGSAAAATSAENQFPAGMDGGLQLCYGDGYRHSDLKGKGKR; from the coding sequence ATGGAATTGGAGGAGAACGACCACGCTTCCAAGAGGTCCCGGATGATGTGCAACGGCAGTCAGGCGGCCAAGATAGGGCGCAAGCAGCTCGCGAGGGACGACGACGAGGACGGAGAGAAGAGGAAGGGCGAAGGAGGGGCTGATGCCAGCCGCATCGGGTCCTGGCAGCATTACCCGTCGTCAAGGATCTTTCGGGTCTCGCGAGCCTCCGGCGGCAAGGACCGGCACAGCAAGGTCTACACTGCGAAGGGCCTCCGCGATCGGAGGGTCCGTCTCTCCGTCTCCACCGCCATTCAGTTCTATGACCTCCAGGACCGCCTTGGCTACGACCAGCCGAGCAAGGCCATCGAGTGGCTAATAAAAGCCGCTGCGGCCGCCATCAACGAGCTCCCTCCGCTCGATGGCTTCCTAAAGCCACCGCACCCTAGCGGGGAAGAGATGATGGAGATCAATCCAGATGTTGAGTGTAGCTACAATCAGCATCAACAACAGCAGCATCAGTCGAGCAAGTCGGGCTGCAGCAGCACCTCGGAGACCAGCAAAGGCTCGGTTCTGACACTCTCACAGTCAGAGAGCCGCATCAAGGCCAGAGAGCGAGCACGAGAACGAACTGCGAAGGACAAGGCGAAAGATAGAGACGACAGTGGCCCCATTGTGGCGTCCCATCaccagaaccagaacccgaaCCCGTACCCGTACCCGAACCCTCAGACCCCCTCCTTAACTACTACCTTCACGGAGCTTCTTACTGGTGGCGGCAGCGTCCGCAATAATTCCAACGTAACCGCTGCCGTTGCAGGCCAGAACTCCGACCGCAGTTGCATTCAGAAGCAAATCTCCACAGCGGATTACTTCGTCCAAGCTGGTCTCTTTGCTCAGCCGCAAAAGAGTCACCAGCTGCCGTCGAGTTTTCCCTCCCAATCCCACTTTGGGAACAGATCCCCAATGGGAATGTTGCCATTCAACATAGCTGCCACTGGCCACCATCCCGAAATGCAGCAGTTATTCTTACAGGACCATGTCTTCCCCGTCTCGGCAGTGCCAGCGTCAGGGGATTACAATCTCAACTTCTCAATTTCTTCGGGAATTGCAGGTTTCAGTAGGGGGACCCTTCAGTCCAATTCACCAGCTCAGATGCCTCAGCAGCACCATCACAGTCACAACAATCTACCGAGGCTCTCTTCTACCGTTGACGGATCGAACCTGCAGTTCTTCTTCGGTTCTGCCGCTGGTTCGGCTGCAGCCGCCACCAGCGCAGAGAATCAATTTCCGGCAGGGATGGACGGCGGCCTGCAGCTCTGCTATGGGGATGGCTATCGGCACTCAGACCTCAAGGGGAAAGGGAAGAGATGA
- the LOC103983531 gene encoding pentatricopeptide repeat-containing protein At5g39710, with protein sequence MRKTLDRAFKSRVLNQFHKRLDIGKVSPFDSEIAGCLASDAFCPKYRCKNVIFFSSVNHKPTLNLDPSPLLGTSFEERYDFDDSKALDAGKHVNAKDIADVNDEPKSGRHFGESDDPDEDVESDEEMEREDGNADVELGVLDLFDRSREDKENKKEPLEEARDESGHPMVRETCKLIELRHMWNPKLEGELRHLLRCLNSHQVNAVLRSQSDERIAVNFFYWADRQWRYRHAPEVYYTMLELLSKTKLCQASRRALRLMIRRRISRRPQDFAHLMVSYSRARKLRSAMRVLNLMQKDGCAPDLCICNTTIHVLIMAKRFEKALRFFDRMQRVGVTPDVVTYNCLIKGFCDANRVGDAMKMIREMPLKGSLPDKISYYTVISFLCKEKRVGEVRDLLKEMEIKANLIPDPVTYSTVIHVLSKHGHADEALEFFRETEEKGFQVDKVGYSAIVHAFCLDGRMEEAKEIVNEMLSKGCLPDVVTYSAVVNGFCRIGKIDQARKILRHMYKNGYKPNTVTYTSLLNGLCRIGSSLEALEMLNKSEEEWWTPSVVTYSVVMHGLRREGKLKEACELVMQMLGNGFFPTTVEVNLLIHALCRDGKPGDAKKFMEDCQSKGCTINVVNFTTVIHGFCQEGDLESAFSLLDDMYLSNRHPDVVTYTVIVDALGKKGEFEKATELVKKMLHRGFIPTPVTYRTVIHRYCEKGRVEDLLKLLEKMLVRQGFGTAYNQVIEKLCVFGKLDEAYKVLGKVLRTASKSDAHTCHILMESYMKKGLPLQSYKVACRMFHRNLIPDMKLCQKLSSKLIAEGHSDEGGRLLIKFVERGLTLPQHQ encoded by the coding sequence ATGCGTAAAACCCTAGATAGGGCTTTCAAATCTAGGGTTCTTAACCAATTCCACAAGCGTCTCGATATCGGAAAGGTGAGCCCTTTTGATTCTGAGATCGCCGGTTGCTTGGCTTCCGATGCATTTTGCCCAAAATATCGGTGCAAAAACGTGATCTTTTTCTCATCCGTTAACCATAAGCCAACTTTGAATCTTGATCCTAGCCCACTTTTGGGTACCTCATTCGAGGAAAGATACGATTTTGATGACTCAAAGGCACTGGATGCCGGTAAACATGTGAATGCCAAGGACATCGCTGATGTGAATGATGAACCTAAGTCAGGTCGCCACTTCGGAGAATCAGATGATCCCGATGAGGATGtggaatccgatgaagaaatggaGCGTGAAGACGGGAATGCAGATGTTGAACTTGGGGTTCTGGATTTGTTCGATCGGAGTCGAGAAGacaaggaaaacaaaaaagaGCCATTAGAAGAAGCAAGAGATGAATCAGGACACCCGATGGTTAGAGAAACATGTAAGTTGATTGAGTTGCGGCACATGTGGAATCCAAAGCTTGAGGGGGAACTAAGGCACCTTCTGAGATGCCTTAATTCCCATCAAGTTAATGCAGTGCTCCGTTCCCAGTCAGATGAGCGTATTGCAGTGAACTTCTTCTACTGGGCTGACCGGCAGTGGAGGTACCGGCATGCACCTGAGGTGTATTACACAATGCTTGAGCTATTAAGCAAGACGAAGCTCTGCCAGGCGTCCAGGCGGGCCCTAAGGCTGATGATTCGCCGAAGGATAAGCCGGCGGCCCCAAGACTTTGCTCATTTGATGGTCTCATACAGCCGAGCAAGAAAGCTCAGAAGTGCAATGCGGGTCTTGAATTTGATGCAGAAAGATGGCTGTGCGCCGGATCTTTGCATTTGCAACACTACGATCCATGTACTCATAATGGCCAAACGGTTTGAGAAGGCTTTGAGGTTCTTTGACCGAATGCAGAGGGTTGGGGTTACTCCTGATGTGGTCACTTACAATTGCTTGATAAAGGGGTTCTGTGATGCCAACAGGGTTGGCGATGCTATGAAAATGATCAGGGAGATGCCTCTTAAGGGCAGCCTGCCAGACAAGATCAGCTACTACACGGTAATCAGTTTCTTATGTAAAGAGAAAAGAGTTGGAGAGGTTAGAGATTTACTTAAGGAGATGGAAATCAAGGCTAATCTCATCCCTGACCCGGTCACTTACAGTACAGTGATCCATGTCCTCTCGAAGCATGGGCATGCTGATGAAGCCCTTGAGTTTTTTAGAGAAACAGAGGAAAAGGGTTTTCAAGTTGACAAAGTTGGATATAGTGCAATTGTACATGCTTTTTGTCTTGATGGGAGGATGGAGGAGGCCAAGGAAATTGTTAATGAGATGTTGTCTAAGGGCTGTCTTCCAGATGTTGTGACATACAGTGCAGTTGTTAATGGATTTTGCCGCATAGGGAAGATAGATCAAGCAAGGAAAATTCTGAGACATATGTATAAGAATGGCTACAAGCCCAACACAGTTACATACACTTCCTTGTTAAATGGATTGTGCAGAATTGGTTCCTCATTAGAGGCACTGGAAATGTTGAACAAGAGCGAGGAGGAGTGGTGGACTCCTAGTGTTGTGACATACAGTGTCGTTATGCATGGACTAAGGCGAGAGGGAAAATTAAAGGAGGCCTGTGAATTGGTCATGCAGATGCTAGGAAATGGTTTCTTTCCCACTACAGTTGAGGTCAATTTGCTAATTCATGCACTCTGCAGGGATGGGAAGCCAGGAGATGCAAAGAAGTTCATGGAGGATTGTCAGAGCAAGGGATGTACAATCAATGTGGTAAATTTCACCACTGTTATTCATGGATTCTGCCAGGAGGGTGATTTAGAATCTGCATTCTCTTTGCTGGATGACATGTATCTCAGTAACAGACATCCTGATGTTGTAACTTACACGGTTATTGTTGATGCGTTGGGAAAGAAAGGCGAATTTGAAAAAGCAACTGAACTTGTAAAGAAAATGCTCCACAGGGGTTTTATTCCCACACCTGTTACTTACAGGACAGTTATCCATAGGTATTGTGAGAAAGGTAGAGTGGAAGATTTACTTAAATTGCTGGAGAAGATGCTTGTGAGGCAGGGATTTGGAACCGCATACAATCAAGTAATCGAGAAGCTTTGTGTGTTTGGTAAACTTGACGAGGCTTATAAGGTCCTGGGGAAGGTTTTGAGGACAGCCTCAAAGTCAGATGCTCATACATGCCACATTTTGATGGAAAGTTACATGAAGAAAGGCCTTCCTTTGCAGTCATATAAAGTGGCCTGTAGAATGTTCCATAGAAACCTGATACCTGATATGAAACTTTGTCAGAAACTCAGCAGCAAGCTAATTGCAGAAGGACATTCTGATGAGGGAGGAAGGCTTCTGATTAAGTTTGTTGAGAGAGGACTAACTTTGCCTCAGCATCAGTAA
- the LOC135585144 gene encoding large ribosomal subunit protein uL14mz-like, producing the protein MSAFLSSKLSTVGRSLIRSLGNDLSGAKAPHETMTNLSYQYLFLQQQRTFIQMRTRLKVVDNSGAKRVMCIQALKGRRGARLGDTIIASVKEAQPHGKVKKGDVVYGVVVRAAMQRSRCDGSEIRFDDNAVVLVNKQGEPIGTRIYGPVPHELRKKKHVKILTLAEHIA; encoded by the exons ATGAGCGCGTTCCTCTCTTCGAAACTGTCCACAG TTGGACGATCTTTGATTCGGAGCTTGGGCAATGATTTGTCAGGAGCAAAAGCACCTCATGAGACGATGACAAATCTGAGTTACCAATATCTTTTCCTTCAG CAACAAAGAACATTCATACAGATGAGGACAAGGCTCAAAGTGGTGGACAACTCTGGTGCAAAACGTGTCATGTGCATACAAGCTttgaaaggaaggagaggagcaCGACTGGGTGACACCATAATTGCATCAGTAAAGGAAGCACAACCTCATGGTAAAGTAAAGAAGGGAGATGTGGTTTACGGTGTAGTGGTGCGTGCTGCCATGCAGAGGAGTCGCTGCGATGGCAGTGAGATCAGGTTTGATGATAATGCAGTAGTCCTCGTGAACAAGCAGGGAGAACCAATTGGTACCCGCATTTATGGGCCGGTGCCTCATGAGCTTAGAAAGAAGAAGCATGTCAAGATTCTAACTTTGGCTGAACACATAGCCTGA